One window of the Lepisosteus oculatus isolate fLepOcu1 chromosome 24, fLepOcu1.hap2, whole genome shotgun sequence genome contains the following:
- the rnf224 gene encoding E3 ubiquitin-protein ligase RNF183 — MAEEPPPPQLDCAICWSPFDNAFRTPKLLACHHAFCLECLARLSLAMDPEPQGGLSCPLCRRLTPLHDAQSIAELPTDQALLDRLRLEARPVALEDGRLWYRAAPARSWLRRSRPTVYTLSLDVERRLRAGQNQVGPGEEALVSESEEEEEEEGCWFSPQFRVFTYLTSGIFGILLLLLLCFLWARRDLWVAP; from the coding sequence ATGGCCGAGGAGCCCCCCCCGCCCCAGCTGGACTGTGCCATCTGCTGGAGCCCCTTCGACAACGCCTTCCGGACGCCCAAGCTGCTGGCGTGCCACCACGCCTTCTGCCTGGAGTGCCTGGCGCGGCTCAGCCTGGCGATGGACCCCGAGCCGCAGGGGGGGCTGTCCTGCCCGCTGTGCCGCCGCCTCACGCCCCTGCACGACGCGCAGAGCATCGCCGAGCTGCCTACAGACCAAGCCCTGCTGGACCGCCTGCGGCTGGAGGCCCGGCCCGTGGCCCTGGAGGACGGGCGGCTGTGGTACCGGGCCGCCCCGGCCCGCTCCTGGCTGCGGCGCAGCCGGCCCACGGTCTACACGCTCAGCCTGGACGTGGAGCGCCGGCTCCGGGCCGGTCAGAACCAGGTGGGGCCCGGGGAGGAAGCTCTGGTCTCCgagagcgaggaggaggaggaggaggagggctgcTGGTTCAGCCCTCAGTTCCGCGTCTTCACCTACCTCACCTCAGGGATCTTCGGCAtcttgctgctgctcctgctctgCTTCCTGTGGGCCCGCAGGGACCTGTGGGTGGCACCCTGA